The stretch of DNA GCACATACCCCCCTTCATCCTATATTGCCCTCATGGGGGTAATAACCAGCGTTCCCTCATCTTGGCAGGACATCAACAAGCGCCTGTCCCTCCCCGCCGATATCCGCCTCCCCGAGGGGTACCTGGAGAAGCTGGCGCTTAGTAGCCCCCCCTTCGACAAACCCCTGAGCCGGCGGCTGCGGCGAGTCTCCCTGGTGAGCGCCGTACACACGAGGTGACGCCACCTTCTTTCTTGCCGCTCGCTCGGTCTCACCGGGGGCTTTATCTTATGTTTTTTCTTCTGCAGTCGGAAATCGGCTTTGGGAAGCTGGAGACCTACATCAAGCTGGACAAACTGGGAGAGGTAAGTGGTCCCCGTGCCAGTAGGGCGGCTGAACCGGAGGCGCCGGCTGGTGATTATGGAGTTGCCTGAGCCATAAGCACCTACCGGGGTCTTTCTTTTATCTGCAGGGCTCAGCTCTAGCCAATCAGAACGTTAGACACAGTTGCCCTGATAGGTTTTGGTCTTGTTTGTTGTTGTCCGGCAGGGCACCTACGCCACGGTGTACAAGGGGCGCAGCAAACTCACCGAGAACCTGGTGGCCCTGAAGGAGATTCGGCTGGAACATGAGGAGGGGGCACCATGCACAGCTATTCGGGAAGGTGGGTATCACTATGGCACcaagggggaggaggagagatgGTGGTGGCTTCTTCTCTAACTACCCCCCTGCACCCATGGCAGGACTTGTGGGGCAACGACTAATCTACTCTTGGTTCTGTCCTAGTTTCTCTTCTGAAGGACCTGAAACACGCCAACATCGTCACCCTGCACGATATCATACACACCGAGAGGACTTTGACGCTGGTCTTCGAGTATTTGGTGAGTCCCACTCATACGGGGAACTGCCGGGGGTGTCGCTAAGCAGATTGGGGCAGAAAGCTTCTGGAGTGAGTGGGGTCGCTCTACTGTGCCGAGTGGCATTTAGTGGATTTAGCCAATAATGTAGGGTTATGGGCACCCACTTTCCCATTGTAACCAGGGAACATTGAGTCTAGAACCAGTCTAGATTTATTGATGATGAGGCTGACCCGGAAGTGAACCTGTGCCGCTCTTTGCCCCCAGGATAAAGATCTCAAGCAGTATTTGGACGACTGTGGAAACCTCATCAACCTCCATAATGTAAAGGTGAGACGATGGGTGGCGGGGTGCCGAGTAGATTGGGGGGCTTGGGAAAATGGGAAACTTGTGGGGACGTGACCCGAGATGGGATTGTTGGGTTCATGGGGCAAGGAGAATTTCAGTAGAAGGTTGGTTGGGTGGAGACAGGGAGACCATAGGCCGTTGGATTGGGTGAGGCATGAAATACACCAAGAATGCTGAAGAGGACATGTTGCTTTTTGGACAGTTGGCCTCATGTTCCCCTTGCCCCCCACAGCTCTTCCTCTACCAGCTCCTTCGGGGACTGTCTTATTGCCACCGGCGTAAAGTTCTGCACAGGGACCTAAAGCCTCAGAACCTGTTGATCAATGAGAAAGGGGAGCTCAAGCTGGCGGATTTTGGTGAGTCGGTGGGCAGGGGACGGGGCCGGCAGCTGGTGAGCAATAGCTACAGCTTCAATGTTCTCCTCTCGCCCCCAGGACTGGCTCGGGCAAAGTCCATTCCCACCAAGACTTACTCTAATGAAGTGGTGACCCTGTGGTACCGACCCCCGGACATACTACTTGGATCCACGGAATACTCCACCCAGATTGATATGTGGTGAGCGGCCGTGGGTGCCTGTGCCAGCCTGGTTAGAAAGGCAACCTCTTGGGGGTACTGACCGCTTTGTCTTCTTCTCTAGGGGCGTAGGCTGCATCTTCTATGAGATGGTCACAGGCCGACCCCTCTTCCCTGGATCCACCGTGGAGGAACAACTACATTTTATATTCAGAATTCTAGGTAAGCCTCGTGGCAGCTTTGTGTAGGGGCAAATCTGGGGGTGCAAGAACCCTTGGGGGGGAGGGTAACAGCAATGCAGTAAGTGCCCCATATACAGACTGTGGGCTGGAGAAGTTAGAAGGACCATGCTTTGGTCAAAGGACACTCATCGGGAGTATCTCTTTGGCTAGTTTGGGGGCAGGGGTAACAGTTTGGATAAGGGGCAGAGTAGGAGCCTGGGTTGTGTCCCTCACATGTCTCCTTCCTAGGAACCCCTACTGAAGAAACCTGGCCTGGCATTCTGTCCAATGAAGAATTCAAGTCGTATAATTACCCTCGGTATTACCCGGATCCCATCCAGAAACACGCTGCAAGGTACTTGCCCCACGTGACCCACCCCCAAGCCGCCGGTTCTGTACCCAAAGCCAAACGTTCCTAAACATGTACCTTCTGTCCTTACAGGCTGGACTCCGATGGAGCCAATCTCCTGACCAAACTACTGCAGGTAAGTAGGGCGCTGGGGTGGGCACGGTGGGGGGTCAGTAATATGGGGTCGGGGGGAACCTCGGAGCAGTAGAAACGCCAGATGCCCAAACCGGTTGTGTTTCCTCCGGCAGCTGGAAGGGAGGAACCGGATTTCAGCAGAGGAAGCAATGAGGCACTTGTACTTCCAGGAACTGGGGGAGAGGATCCACAAACTACCagacagtaagtgcccccccagGGCAAACACAAAGTCTTCTACTTGCTGCTGCCCTGTAGATATTATTGCCCCATAtgggtgtgtatggggggcattaatgcAGATTCCCTTCTTCCAGCCACGTCCATCTTTGCACTAAAGGAGATCAGCCTGGAGCCAGAGATAAAGCACAGGCCGGTGCCCGAGCCAGGTAAGTAGCCCCCTCTTCCTTGAGTAGACCTCATGTATGGTCAGTGTGTCCCATGAGAGTGCAGGGCAGTTCCTCATGTATGGTCACTGGGGCCTCATACTGAGAGTGCAGGGGCAGTTCCTCAGGGTAGTTTCTCATGTATGGTCAGTGTGGCCCTCAAACTGAGAGTGCTGGGGCAGTTCCTCATGTATGGTCAGTGGGGCCCTCATACTGAGAGTGCAGGGGCAGTTCCTGAGGGTAGTTTCTCATGTATGATCACTGGGGCCTCATACTGATAGTGCAGGGCAGTTCCTCAGGGTAGTTTCTCATGTATGGTCAGTGTACCCCAGGAGAGTGCAGGGGCAGTTCCTTCGGGGTAGATTATGCAGTGGGTAGGTCAGATTGATATGTAATTGCCCTCACATCTCCTCCTGTACCACAGCTGAAGGCCAAAGGGTACTTATAGCCAGAATCTGACTTTTTGGGGAGACTGCCCCAGAGGAAGGGGGTGCTGGGGGCAACAAGCTGGTATCTCCACACATTTCTGCCCCGTCTCGTTTTGCAGTTCACGTGCAGTCGCGTCGGCTCAGCCTGGTCCTCGGGTGAAGTCCTTGGGCTTTGGGCGCCATTTAGAAGACTATGATCCAGATGgctggaagaagaagaagaagcgacGCCGGGCAGAGCCTCACCCGCTCTCTGTGCCCACAGCCGGGGGCAAGTGAATGAGGATATTAGGCCGTGCCAGCATGTGGCATCTACAGTTCCCATATTATCTCCCCCAATGTTACCCACAGTGCTGCTGTCCCCACCCAGGGACTCCTGCCACACCCCCTGCTCCGCCTCCTTTCCCAGCTCTCCCTCGTGAGCTCCTCCTCTACTCTTGCATCGAGGCCCAAGAGACGGCGTCATTAATGGCCCCGCCCTGATCAGAGGAACACCAAGAACCCAAACCATCTCATTGGCTGGCAGACGGTTGGCAGCTTTCGGGTAATGGCGGCAGCAACGGGGCGAAGGATGGGTCATTCTCTGCCGCTGGACGACGTGGGGCATCTCCAAGCAAGTTCCTTTATTTCTCAGGACTAAAGAAGCCGGACTGGACCGGCGGCAGAGCTCAGTATTTTAGGCAGGTGTGGGTTAGTTACCCTTAGATACAGTATGGAGTCAGCCGGTGGGCGGGGGCATTGGGGCACATACACGTGTGCAAGAACGACCAATGGGTCTCTGAGAAGAACGATGCTGAGTGAGGGGGTGGGGTGACCGCAGTTACTCCGGCCCACGGGGGCCGCCCTTCTTCCCCAATAAGTTATAATACGGTTACTATTATCACCCAGGGGAGGAGCCAAGAGGTCCAACCatcctcctcctgctgctgcatATCAACTGTATGAACAAATAATAAAACTCCAAAAGCCATAGCTACCTGAGTGGGTTATTTATCGGCCAATAGCAGTAGGAGTCAGCGCCAGTATCAGTATGGTGGCATCTAAccaacatcagtaggagtcgcaccagtatcactaggtaggcgtctcgccaacatcagtaggagtcgggccagtatcactaggtaggcatctcgccaacatcagtaggagtcggggccagtatcactaggtaggcatctcACCAAcatcactaggtaggcatctcgccaacatcagtaggagtcggggccagtaccactaggtaggcatctcgccaacatcactaggtaggcatctcgccaacatcagtaggagtcggggccagtatcactaggtaggTATCTCAccaacatcagtaggagtcggggccagtatcactaggtaggcatctcgccaacatcagtaggagtcggggccagtatcactaggtaggcatctcgccaacatcagtaggagtcggggccagtatcactaggtaggcatctcgccaacatcactaggtaggcatctcgccaacatcagtaggagtcggggccagtatcactaggtaggcatctcgccaacatcagtaggagtcggggccagtatcactaggtaggcatctcgccaacatcactaggtaggcatctcaccaacatcagtaggagtcggggccagtatcactaggtaggcatctcgccaacatcagtaggagtcggggccagtatcactaggtaggcatctcgccaacatcactaggtaggcatctcgccaacatcagttggagtcggggccagtatcactaggtaggcatctcgccaacatcagtaggagtcggggccagtatcactaggtaggcatctcgccaacatcagtaggagtcggggccagtatcactaggtaggcatctcgccaacatcactaggtaggcatctcgccaacatcagtaggagtcggggccagtatcactaggtaggcatctcgccaacatcagtaggagtcggggccagtatcactaggtaggcatctcgccaacatcactaggtaggcatctcaccaacatcagtaggagtcggggccagtatcactaggtaggcatctcgccaacatcagtaggagtcggggccagtatcactaggtaggcatctcgccaacatcactaggtaggcatctcgccaacatcagttggagtcggggccagtatcactaggtaggcatctcgccaacatcagtaggagtcggggccagtatcactaggtaggTATCTCAccaacatcagtaggagtcggggccagtatcactaggtaggcatctcgccaacatcagtaggagtcggggccagtatcactaggtaggcatctcgccaacatcagtaggagtcggggccagtatcactaggtaggcatctcgccaacatcactaggtaggcatctcgccaacatcagtaggagtcggggccagtatcactaggtaggcatctc from Xenopus tropicalis strain Nigerian chromosome 8, UCB_Xtro_10.0, whole genome shotgun sequence encodes:
- the cdk16 gene encoding cyclin-dependent kinase 16; this translates as MDRMKKIKRQLSMTLRGGRATEKTSNEHSEPITGEENSSSDNEIVHEDLKMGSDGESDQASGSSDEVQSPVRVRMRNNAARKISTEDINKRLSLPADIRLPEGYLEKLALSSPPFDKPLSRRLRRVSLSEIGFGKLETYIKLDKLGEGTYATVYKGRSKLTENLVALKEIRLEHEEGAPCTAIREVSLLKDLKHANIVTLHDIIHTERTLTLVFEYLDKDLKQYLDDCGNLINLHNVKLFLYQLLRGLSYCHRRKVLHRDLKPQNLLINEKGELKLADFGLARAKSIPTKTYSNEVVTLWYRPPDILLGSTEYSTQIDMWGVGCIFYEMVTGRPLFPGSTVEEQLHFIFRILGTPTEETWPGILSNEEFKSYNYPRYYPDPIQKHAARLDSDGANLLTKLLQLEGRNRISAEEAMRHLYFQELGERIHKLPDTTSIFALKEISLEPEIKHRPVPEPVHVQSRRLSLVLG
- the cdk16 gene encoding cyclin-dependent kinase 16 isoform X1, with the protein product MDRMKKIKRQLSMTLRGGRATEKTSNEHSEPITGEENSSSDNEPIVRNGRSLSSHSMQSFLHHYTASSFQKPPIPRPHSAVCRSLSSYLNRTSRLEIVHEDLKMGSDGESDQASGSSDEVQSPVRVRMRNNAARKISTEDINKRLSLPADIRLPEGYLEKLALSSPPFDKPLSRRLRRVSLSEIGFGKLETYIKLDKLGEGTYATVYKGRSKLTENLVALKEIRLEHEEGAPCTAIREVSLLKDLKHANIVTLHDIIHTERTLTLVFEYLDKDLKQYLDDCGNLINLHNVKLFLYQLLRGLSYCHRRKVLHRDLKPQNLLINEKGELKLADFGLARAKSIPTKTYSNEVVTLWYRPPDILLGSTEYSTQIDMWGVGCIFYEMVTGRPLFPGSTVEEQLHFIFRILGTPTEETWPGILSNEEFKSYNYPRYYPDPIQKHAARLDSDGANLLTKLLQLEGRNRISAEEAMRHLYFQELGERIHKLPDTTSIFALKEISLEPEIKHRPVPEPVHVQSRRLSLVLG